A window from Setaria italica strain Yugu1 chromosome VIII, Setaria_italica_v2.0, whole genome shotgun sequence encodes these proteins:
- the LOC101770243 gene encoding folate synthesis bifunctional protein, mitochondrial, translating into MLLHAKESLKKMYPVAKNYLGGLLPAHSFSVSDLVYPSRSSNRASRHAIPFKARLFTKCSLERCSADQEIVIAMGSNVGDRVSTFDRALQLMKNSGVIITRHANLYETAPAYVTDQPRFLNSAIRGTTRLSAHELLKRLKEIEKDIGRTSGTRYGPRPIDLDILLYGNYEINSETLIVPHERIHERPFVLAPLVDLLGASGDDGIETSWHSLSKCSGGFFKLWNKLGGESIIGTDCIKRVLPVGNRLWDWYERTLVMGVLNLTPDSFSDGGKFQQVKAAISQAKLLISEGADIIDIGAQSTRPFAKRLSPNEELERLVPVLDEIMKIPEMEGKLLSVDTFYAEVASEAVKRGVHMINDVSGGQLDPKILKVAAELGVPYVAMHMRGDPSTMQSEQNLHYDDVCKEVASELYAQVREAELSGIPLWRIVLDPGIGFSKKSKHNLEVIMGLESIRKEMGSMSIGASHVPILLGPSRKRFLGEICNRANPVERDVATVAAVTAGILNGANIVRVHNAGYGADAAKVCDALHKGRRWEE; encoded by the exons ATGCTCCTCCATGCTAAGGAGTCACTTAAGAAGATGTATCCTGTTGCAAAGAACTACCTTGGAGGGCTGCTCCCAGCACATTCATTTTCAG TGTCTGATCTTGTTTATCCTTCAAGATCTTCAAACAGAGCTTCTAGGCATGCTATTCCATTCAAGGCTCGTTTGTTTACGAAATGTTCGCTTGAGAGATGTTCAGCTGACCAAGAGATCGTGATTGCTATGGGAAGTAATGTGGGTGATAGAGTCAGCACATTTGACAGGGCATTGCAGCTGATGAAAAACTCGGGCGTGATCATCACTAGGCATGCCAATCTCTATGAGACTGCCCCTGCTTATGTGACCGATCAGCCACGGTTTCTTAACTCTGCCATTCGGGGCACAACTAGGCTCAGTGCGCATGAGCTTCTTAAAAGGCTAAAAGAAATTGAGAAGGATATAGGCCGCACTAGTGGAACAAGGTACGGCCCAAGGCCTATTGATTTAGACATACTTCTATACGGTAACTACGAGATCAATAGTGAGACTCTAATTGTGCCGCATGAGCGCATCCATGAGAGACCATTTGTTTTAGCACCTCTTGTAGACCTTTTAGGTGCATCCGGTGATGATGGTATCGAAACAAGTTGGCACTCTCTTTCGAAGTGCAGTGGTGGTTTCTTTAAATTATGGAATAAACTTGGAGGTGAATCTATAATTGGAACAGATTGTATCAAAAGGGTATTGCCTGTTGGGAATCGTTTGTGGGATTGGTATGAGAGAACCCTCGTCATGGGGGTCCTTAATCTAACACCAGACAGCTTTAGTGATGGAGGCAAGTTTCAACAAGTGAAGGCTGCCATTTCTCAGGCTAAGTTATTAATCTCAGAAGGTGCAGATATAATTGATATTGGTGCTCAATCTACCAGGCCCTTTGCAAAGAGATTATCTCCAAACGAAGAACTTGAGAGATTGGTTCCTGTTCTGGATGAGATTATGAAAATTCCCGAGATGGAGGGCAAGTTGCTCTCGGTGGATACATTCTATGCAGAAGTTGCTAGTGAAGCTGTGAAAAGAGGAGTTCACATGATCAATGATGTATCCGGTGGACAGCTTGACCCCAAAATTCTTAAAGTTGCTGCTGAACTTGGAGTTCCGTATGTTGCAATGCACATGAGGGGAGATCCATCAACTATGCAAAGTGAACAAAATTTACATTATGATGATGTCTGCAAGGAAGTTGCTTCTGAGCTATATGCGCAGGTGAGAGAAGCTGAGTTATCTGGGATTCCATTGTGGAGGATAGTTCTAGATCCAGGCATTGGGTTCTCCAAGAAATCCAAACATAACCTTGAAGTAATTATGGGATTGGAATCCATTAGGAAGGAGATGGGTTCAATGAGTATAGGTGCTTCACATGTGCCAATATTACTGGGACCCTCAAGGAAAAGATTTTTAGGTGAAATATGCAATCGTGCCAATCCAGTTGAGAGAGATGTTGCTACTGTTGCAGCTGTGACAGCTGGGATTTTGAATGGAGCTAACATAGTAAGGGTCCATAATGCTGGATATGGTGCAGATGCTGCAAAAGTTTGTGATGCATTGCATAAGGGAAGAAGATGGGAAGAGTAG